A single Streptomyces sannanensis DNA region contains:
- a CDS encoding ubiquinol-cytochrome c reductase cytochrome b subunit: MLFRKRRERLKAQAGQAAVDGFSALDGRMPAAELARQVLRKAFPDHWSFLLGEIALYSFAVLLLTGTFLTLFFDPGMVETVYHGPYTPLNGALMTQAYTSTLNISFAVRGGLLIRQIHHWAALIFISAIAVHMLRIFFTGAFRKPREVNWVIGVTLFLLALLEGFTGYSLPDDLLSGTGLRTAATIVGSIPVVGTELEMFAFGGEFPGYAIIPRLFIVHVLFVPGILVALIAAHLVLVVYLKHTQWAAQGRTNRNVVGQPMFPQFTAKSTGFFLMVFGVLAFLGAVAQINPVWKYGPYQADQVSTDAQPDWYVGFLEGALRLMPPWETDVAGHTIMWNVFLPAVVLPAIVFLVLFLYPFVEKWVTGDGREHHLCDRPRNRPTRTGLGVAAVVFYAVLLLAGGNDVTAFSFHVSVGALTWILRIALIVAPVLAFAVTKRLCLALQAHDRRLLTEGEESGLVIQTPFGGLSGGRRPLPAPHRYRALVRELPQPLELPAEGPVTRRQRLRSALSSWYYSDRVELPVTEEQQAEIEARIAPPPEPEPRAAPGPEPTGDRQE; this comes from the coding sequence ATGCTCTTTCGGAAGCGGCGGGAACGACTGAAGGCCCAGGCCGGGCAGGCGGCGGTCGACGGCTTCAGCGCGCTGGACGGACGAATGCCCGCCGCGGAACTCGCCAGGCAGGTGCTGCGCAAGGCCTTCCCGGATCACTGGTCCTTTCTGCTCGGCGAAATCGCGCTGTACAGCTTCGCAGTGCTGCTACTGACAGGCACGTTCCTGACGCTGTTCTTCGACCCCGGAATGGTGGAAACGGTCTACCACGGCCCGTACACCCCACTGAACGGCGCGCTCATGACGCAGGCATACACATCCACGCTCAACATCAGCTTCGCGGTGCGCGGCGGCCTGCTGATCCGCCAGATCCATCACTGGGCCGCGCTGATCTTCATCTCCGCCATCGCCGTCCATATGCTGCGGATCTTCTTCACCGGCGCGTTCCGCAAGCCGCGGGAGGTGAACTGGGTCATCGGGGTGACACTGTTCCTGCTCGCCCTGCTGGAGGGATTCACCGGCTACTCCCTACCCGACGATCTCCTGTCCGGAACCGGCCTGCGGACGGCAGCCACCATTGTCGGGTCCATCCCGGTCGTGGGTACCGAGCTGGAGATGTTCGCCTTCGGAGGAGAGTTTCCGGGGTATGCCATCATTCCCCGCCTGTTTATCGTTCACGTACTCTTCGTCCCCGGAATTCTTGTCGCGCTGATCGCCGCACACCTCGTCCTGGTCGTCTATCTCAAGCACACTCAATGGGCCGCGCAGGGCCGCACGAACCGCAACGTCGTGGGCCAGCCGATGTTCCCGCAGTTCACCGCGAAGTCCACCGGCTTCTTCCTCATGGTGTTCGGCGTTCTGGCTTTTCTGGGCGCCGTCGCACAGATCAATCCCGTATGGAAGTACGGCCCTTATCAAGCCGACCAGGTCTCCACCGATGCGCAGCCGGACTGGTACGTCGGATTCCTCGAGGGCGCCCTGCGGCTCATGCCGCCCTGGGAGACAGATGTCGCCGGACACACCATCATGTGGAACGTCTTTCTCCCGGCCGTCGTCCTGCCGGCGATCGTGTTCCTGGTGCTGTTCCTCTACCCCTTTGTCGAGAAGTGGGTGACGGGCGACGGCCGTGAACACCATCTGTGCGACCGGCCGCGCAATCGCCCGACCCGTACGGGGCTGGGCGTCGCCGCCGTGGTGTTCTACGCGGTGCTCCTCCTCGCCGGCGGCAATGACGTCACCGCGTTCTCGTTCCATGTCTCGGTCGGTGCCCTGACATGGATCCTGAGGATCGCGCTCATCGTGGCCCCGGTGCTGGCCTTCGCCGTCACCAAGCGGCTCTGCCTCGCCCTGCAGGCGCACGACCGCCGGCTCCTGACCGAGGGAGAGGAGAGCGGCCTGGTGATCCAGACGCCTTTCGGCGGACTCTCGGGGGGGCGCCGCCCGCTGCCCGCGCCGCACCGCTACCGCGCCCTCGTGCGCGAACTTCCCCAGCCCCTGGAGCTGCCCGCAGAAGGTCCCGTCACCCGTCGGCAGCGGCTGAGGTCTGCCCTGAGCAGCTGGTACTACAGCGACCGCGTGGAGCTGCCCGTCACCGAGGAGCAGCAGGCGGAGATCGAGGCCCGCATCGCGCCGCCACCGGAGCCGGAGCCGAGGGCGGCGCCGGGGCCGGAGCCGACCGGGGACAGGCAGGAGTGA
- a CDS encoding RNA-guided endonuclease TnpB family protein produces MQLRYQFRVYPTPGQRIRAARVFGCRRVVWNDALARIKPVKASNKLLGNPKDRLAHGPYQLVPKSPDLAKTLITEAKKTPERVFLIDAPVGVLQQTLRDLDAAWKAHEDSKTGKRKGPKVAPPRFKSRKDNRQAARFTRSDRWSITEDGKLRLPKIGGLKVKWTRDLPSEPSSVTLVKDRSGRYWASFVVETDPAADILPPTDGDQGIDLGLTRFAVLADGSHIASPKYLRRAEKKLKKRQRELSRKKKGSSNRDKARIRVARAHAAVADARRNFHHQWSHKLTSENQAVFTETLNVCGLARTRLAKSVHDAGWAQFVMFCEYKAIRRGRSFAKVARGFPSSQICSACGHRDGPKPLDVRQWTCPNCGTRHDRDFNAGKNVRYEGRRILAAAAPSTPGPGARRR; encoded by the coding sequence GTGCAGCTTCGTTACCAGTTCCGCGTCTACCCGACGCCCGGTCAGCGCATTCGCGCGGCCAGGGTGTTCGGGTGCAGGCGTGTGGTCTGGAACGACGCGTTGGCCCGGATCAAGCCGGTCAAGGCGTCGAACAAGCTGCTCGGGAATCCGAAGGACCGGCTCGCCCACGGCCCGTACCAGTTGGTGCCGAAGAGCCCGGACCTGGCCAAGACGCTGATCACCGAGGCGAAGAAGACCCCCGAGCGGGTGTTCCTCATCGATGCGCCGGTCGGCGTACTCCAGCAGACCCTCCGGGATCTGGACGCGGCGTGGAAGGCGCACGAGGACTCCAAGACCGGCAAGCGGAAGGGACCGAAGGTTGCCCCGCCGAGGTTCAAGTCCCGCAAGGACAACCGGCAGGCTGCCCGGTTCACCCGCTCCGACCGGTGGTCGATCACCGAGGACGGCAAGCTGAGGTTGCCGAAAATCGGCGGCCTCAAGGTGAAGTGGACCCGTGATCTGCCGTCCGAACCCAGCTCGGTGACGCTGGTCAAGGACCGTTCCGGCCGGTACTGGGCGAGCTTCGTCGTGGAGACCGACCCCGCCGCCGACATCCTCCCGCCCACCGACGGCGACCAGGGCATCGACCTGGGCCTGACCCGGTTTGCCGTGCTCGCGGACGGCTCGCACATCGCCTCGCCGAAGTACCTGCGCCGGGCGGAGAAGAAGCTGAAGAAGCGGCAGCGTGAGCTGTCGCGGAAGAAGAAGGGCAGCAGCAACCGGGACAAGGCCCGGATCAGGGTCGCCCGCGCACACGCCGCCGTGGCGGATGCGCGCCGCAACTTCCATCACCAGTGGTCTCACAAGCTGACGAGCGAGAACCAAGCCGTCTTCACCGAGACCCTGAACGTGTGTGGACTGGCGCGTACCCGACTGGCCAAGAGCGTGCACGACGCGGGCTGGGCACAGTTCGTGATGTTCTGCGAGTACAAGGCGATCCGGCGCGGACGCTCCTTCGCCAAAGTCGCCCGGGGCTTCCCCAGCTCTCAGATATGTTCCGCCTGCGGACACCGCGACGGACCCAAGCCGCTCGACGTCCGGCAGTGGACGTGCCCGAACTGCGGCACCCGGCACGACCGGGACTTCAACGCGGGCAAGAACGTCCGATACGAAGGCCGCCGCATCCTCGCGGCGGCAGCACCATCCACCCCAGGACCTGGGGCCCGACGCCGGTAA